One part of the Sorangiineae bacterium MSr11954 genome encodes these proteins:
- a CDS encoding UDP-glucose/GDP-mannose dehydrogenase family protein — translation MRICMVGTGYVGLVSGAGFAEMGNDVVCVDIDKAKVERLRQGEVPIFEPGLDELIARNVKAGRLTFSDDTAASVASAQVVFVGVGTPPRSDGGADLSAVDKVAETVAANVKQETILVLKSTVPVGTNARARRIVAKAAHPIHVVSNPEFLKEGEAVNDFLRPDRVVLGCDSDDTFARDIMARLYHPVCLDKDRIIWMAPASAELTKYVSNTMLAMRISFINEVATLCEKVGADIHEVRHGVGSDVRIGPKFLYAGPGYGGSCFPKDVQALVQTGREHGVEIDLAVSTHRVNERQKGLLPRKLKTHMDGDIRGKRVAIWGLTFKPRTDDVRESAALTLIDVLLTEGAQIVAHDPEGMPKIREIYGDRVQLVEDAYEAARGADALVLLTEWRQYQNPDFDKLKSLMKRPLLLDGRNIWSTYGLRGQGFHYEGVGVRSE, via the coding sequence ATGCGTATTTGCATGGTGGGAACGGGCTATGTGGGGCTCGTGAGCGGCGCCGGATTCGCCGAGATGGGAAACGATGTCGTATGTGTCGATATCGATAAGGCGAAGGTCGAGCGGCTGCGTCAGGGCGAGGTTCCCATCTTCGAGCCGGGCCTCGATGAGCTCATCGCGCGCAACGTGAAAGCGGGCCGCCTCACGTTCTCGGACGATACGGCCGCCTCGGTCGCGTCCGCGCAGGTCGTCTTCGTGGGCGTGGGCACCCCGCCGCGCAGCGATGGCGGCGCCGATCTGAGCGCCGTCGACAAGGTCGCCGAGACGGTGGCCGCCAACGTGAAGCAGGAGACGATCCTGGTGCTCAAGAGCACCGTCCCCGTCGGCACCAACGCCCGCGCGCGGCGCATCGTGGCCAAGGCCGCGCACCCGATTCACGTCGTGTCGAACCCGGAGTTTCTCAAGGAGGGCGAGGCGGTCAACGACTTCCTCCGCCCCGATCGCGTGGTGCTCGGGTGTGACTCGGACGATACGTTCGCGCGCGACATCATGGCGCGCCTCTATCACCCGGTGTGCCTCGACAAGGACCGCATCATCTGGATGGCGCCGGCCAGCGCCGAGCTCACCAAGTACGTGTCGAACACCATGCTCGCCATGCGCATCTCGTTCATCAACGAGGTCGCCACCCTGTGCGAGAAGGTCGGCGCCGACATCCACGAGGTCCGCCATGGCGTCGGCAGCGACGTGCGCATCGGGCCCAAGTTCCTCTACGCGGGCCCCGGCTACGGCGGCTCGTGCTTCCCGAAGGACGTGCAGGCGCTCGTGCAAACGGGGCGCGAGCACGGGGTGGAGATCGATCTCGCCGTCTCCACGCACCGCGTGAACGAGCGGCAGAAGGGGCTGCTCCCGCGCAAGCTCAAGACGCACATGGATGGCGACATCCGCGGCAAGCGCGTGGCCATCTGGGGGCTCACCTTCAAGCCGCGCACCGACGACGTGCGCGAGTCGGCCGCCCTCACCCTCATCGACGTGCTGCTCACCGAGGGCGCCCAGATCGTCGCCCACGATCCCGAGGGCATGCCGAAGATCCGCGAGATCTACGGTGACCGCGTGCAGCTGGTCGAGGACGCCTACGAGGCCGCGCGCGGGGCCGATGCCCTGGTGCTCCTCACCGAGTGGCGCCAGTACCAGAACCCCGACTTCGACAAGCTGAAGTCGCTCATGAAGAGGCCCCTGCTCCTCGATGGACGAAACATCTGGTCCACCTACGGGCTGCGCGGCCAGGGCTTCCACTACGAAGGCGTCGGCGTCCGCAGCGAATAA